The Peromyscus maniculatus bairdii isolate BWxNUB_F1_BW_parent chromosome 3, HU_Pman_BW_mat_3.1, whole genome shotgun sequence genome segment ATCCACAGCACCACAGGCACACGCCTCACGGGTACACTCATCCACTTGAACATACTTCCAATCTTTCATAGTCAAGAACTATCCACACAAGTCCACACTACATGCATTCATACGTGCAAACCCACTCATATGAACTCACTACCTCCCACTTTACCCATACAACCTCTAAAGTCAGGGGTCACCCACAGTATCCTCCTTTCCCAGTGACTCTGGTCTGGAGGATGACAGGTCAAGATTTGTGACTTAGACAGTCTTGGGACCCAAATGCCCATGTGGACTTCCTCTcaccttgaggcagggtctggaaGTAGACTTTGCCCCCATAGGGGCCATGGCCAGCTGCAGTCCGTGCCCGCACCTGGAAGCCATAGATGTGGCCAGGGCTCAACCGTGTCACAGTGGCAGTGTTAGTCTCACTGGTCATGGTGAAGGAGTGGGATTCGTCTTCTGCCTAGGGACAACGATCACTCACTTACTTTGTCCCTGCTTTGATTCCCCCATCTTCCTCTGTGATACACCTGGTGCCTTGGGCTCCTGGCATCTCTTGCCCCACTTTATAGCAATGCCCTTTTAGGGTTGGGGTTGTGGCGGCTGAGAGCTCTCATGAGGCCCGCCAAAGTGCCCGACTCCCTGCCCACCTGGTCATAGTATCGCAGCTGGTAGTCGAGGATGTTCCCATTTGTTTGCTCGGGCTGTGGCCAGGACACTGTGATGCTGTTGGCTGCCCGGCTCACCTGGTGCATCACAGGAACTGCAGAAGGGACTGAAGCGCAGAGTGGAGAGTTATTGTTGCGGGGGACGGGCGGGACGGGAGTCTCTGGGAGCAGCAGCCCCCAAGGGTGGAGAGGATAGACGTGAGAATGTGATCTCTAATGCAGGCTGGCTGGAAAGCAGGTATGGGGAAGAGGGGATCTGAGGGGCTGAAGCAAGCTGGCCTGAAGAAGGAAGAGGGCTCACCTTCATGGCTGGTGCTGACATTGATGGCCGCTGCCTGGGGAGGGTCAGGGCTGAGCTCAGACACCCCATTGACAGCCTGCACTTCCAAGATGTACGGCACATGGGCTCGGAGCCCCCCAACTAACACTCGGCTCTCCGTCAGGCCCCTCTGGCGGGGGTCGAAATGCACCTCATCCCTGCAGCGACGGCAGGTCCCCCCGCTGCTGGGCTCCCGGTGGCCTCCACACTCTTTGCACACAACATTGAAGAGCAGGTCCCCCCTTCCGCCCAGCTCGTGAGGCAAGCGCCAGTGCAGCATGAGGGCTGAGCCCTGCACCTCAAACCAAAGCTCCCTGGGAGCAGACGGAGGGCCTGGAAGGGGTGTAGCGGGGTGGGGATGGTTGTGAGGTAAAGGTGattagggaaggaaggaggccagAGGGTGTGGCCAAGGGGGcagaaagtagaggcagaaagGAGGGTGGATGAGCAGAGgagacaaaaaacaacaacaacaacaacaacaacaaaacaaaaaaacaaaacaaaaaaaaaaaagcaataacaacaaaaaaccaaaaaatgcaAAGTCATTCCAAGTGACCTCCAAAGCCCTCTCATCCCCATGGTTAAAttaggtcccccccccccatcctcaccCATTCCTGGATTTAATGTGCTGAGCTGGGCTCAGGACTCACCAGTGCATGGAGCCTCTGGGGGGTCGGAACTGGCCCTGTAGAAGCCCTGGAGACAAGGGCACACCGGGGCCGCAGGGTCAGGGGAGTGGCTGCGGGCCGGACAGGCTGAGCAGGGGACATTCCCCGCCAGGGCCTTATAGGACCCTTCAGGGCAGGCTAAGGAGGTAAAGGAGAGAACGTGGTGTCATGTTTACTTTATCCACCCACCCTGAGTTTCTAGTCATCTGTACAAAGTGTCCTCTGTTCCCCAGAGCTGCTTCTTGGTCCTGAGACCCAGTCTCCACCCGCTGTTCCCTGGTGCACAGATCTATTCAGTCAGCCAGGGGACAGCAATCACTTCCACTTATGAATGGTCCGGTGTGCTGGGAGCGGGGGCAGTGCAAGCCCAGAAGTAGGTGTTCCTGGCGAGGACACAGAAACTCCCTGTGATCATTCTTTTCAGCCTATCCACTACCACTTCCTACTTGCCTTTCAGCTACCGGCTCTGCAGTGAACCCTCCCCAGTCAGGTAGCTTATGAGCACAGAGGAGCCCACACAGGGCAACCCAAGAATGGAGGAACTTctgctctctgtcccttcttggGCCCACGGCCTTAGGGTACCAAACATCGGAATATGGAAAACCCTAGCCATTTCTAGACATTGCAGATGAGTTCAATGAGCAAGTCTGTAAatactttagaaaataaaattggggAAAACAGGTCCTTTCCTGAGGTGGCTTCTTTGAGGTATTTTGTGGGCAAAGCCAAATTTGGAGTGCCCAGGAGGGAAATCCCAAGGCCAAGGGGGTGCGGGAAAGGCTCTCACCTTGGCAGAGCTTGTCTCCACGAGCAGGCTGGTGGCCGGGCTGGCAGCGGCAGCCTCCCACAGCTACCATCCACCTGCCTTCCCCATTGCAGTGTAACCGCGGGGGGCTGCCCCCCGCCTGGCCTCCGACTCCGTCCTCCTCTGGTTCTGCATGAGCTACACAGGTCCCCACGGCTGCCACCAGGGAGGCGCCTCCAGCTCCACTGGCCTGCGTCTCAGGAAAGGAGGCAAAGGCCCGCAGGACAGAGGGACAGGTGTAGGAGAAGAGCTTGACTGCCACAAGGGCCAGGCAGGCCCCTGTGTCCTGGAAGGCCACGTAGAAGCCACGCTGCGTGAGAGGACCAAAGCTGCGTTCTTTGACATTCAGCTGCAGCCCCACCCGCTGACCAGTCCTGTGGGGTCCCACGGCCcacgaggaagaggaggaggaggaggaggaggaggcagggaagctCTCGTCTGCTGCAATTGTGTCCACTTTGGTCCAGCGTTTGAGGTGCCAGGTTGAAATGCTGTCGGGGCCGTCGGGCTCCTCAGCCTGCCGGTAGTAAAGGGTGAAGGTCTCCCGGCAGGTACCCCCACTGACACCCAGGCTGGAACATGCTCGTACAGAGAAGTGAAGGCGGATGTGTGCCCTCTGGGCCCCTCGCCGCTCCACAAAGTGTGTCTGCAGCCAATTGTCCTGTGCAGCACCTGGAGGGACCCCCGCCACGTGGCATGCTTCGAAGGTCCGAGTCAGACGGCGCTGGTCATCTAGAACACTCACCTCGTCCCACTGCAAGAGGACCAGGGAAAACAACGACTGCTCAGTGTGCAAAGGGAAACGACAGCGGGGCGTTGCGGGGCTGTGTCTGTTCTACTGAGATACAGCATTAATGACAAGCAAAGCAGAGAGAGGGTACATGGAAATTCTGCTCCCCACAACGGATGGGAGTCTTAGCTCAGCTCTTATCCAGGATGTCCTCCCTCAATTCCACTTTCTAGGGAACAATCCAGGCCAGAGGATGGGTTCAGAATGAAGAGTGGCACTCACCCCACCTGGTGGGTAGGTGAGCCAGCCAATCTCAGAGGTCTCTCCTGTGGTATCCAGCAGTACTTCTGTTCAGACATAATGGGGCACATTGTGTAAAGCCTCCAGCTGGCAACGCTACTCCCACTCCATTCCatggaaaaccaaatactatccCTCCCGGATCCATTTAATTTGCCAGCAGGAGCTTAGTATCCGTGAAGATCCTGAGTCTAAAATACTTGATATAAGTTCTGTTCACCCTCTTTACACGCTTCCTTAACATCTTCACTCTTTATCTCCACCCCCTCCCACTCGACTCCACTGGCTGGGTGggactctcctgcctcctctccttcctaCCTTCCAGAGCCAGAACCGAGGGCCCCAGAACCAGGACCCACAGACTGCACACCATGCCCGCCACTCTGCTCCCTGACCCAGCAGTGTCCTCAGTAGCCATGAGGTATCTTCAGAACTCCCACCATTGCCTCGGCTGCCACCCTGCTCTGAGGCGGGGCTGCAGCTTTTGCAAGACTCGGGGTCTGCAGCCAAGTTTGTTTCCTAGGGAGAGTATgggataaaaaaaagaaacagagtggAGAAGTCATATTGATACACTGTATAGGTGCCCAAACTTCATATAGTGCCTGCTCTACTGTCCTCTAGCTGTCCCTGAACCAACCGTGGGCAGAAGCCAGTAAGCACTGACTCATCTGAGCCTGCTAGGCACATTCCACTTTCCTGTAGAGACACCTGTCAAACCCCTCACCTCTACTCTTTATGCGACCGTGTCTCAAGGCCCCAATTCTTCAAGAGGATGCACAGCAGAGTGCTAGCCTAGTCTTACCCTTTTCGTCTGGAAGGACTTATTCCAGTTTGTTCTCTTCATTTACTCTGCTCCTTTCCTCCAGCAGCCAACCTGTATGGTAGTTGAAAGTCTCTGGTCATTAACAGCAGGCGGGTAAGAAGCAGTCCATCCTGATGGACACGTGGATTCTCACTAGGCCCCAGCAATCCTGCCCTGAATACTCTCCGCTGTTTCACGGAGACAGTGAAGCAAAAGGGACAAAGAAAGATGGCTGTGGGGTatgaagggaggggaggtggatgAACAGATGCAAAAAGAACGCAGGCATAAGGACTCTGGAAGATAAATGAGGCTGTGTTAGGAGAGGACAGAGCTATGTGGGTCTGGCACTCATTCTGAACAAAGGTTCTCTTCCCCACGGGGCATGTTTTCCCTCACGGCTCACAGAAAACTAAGCATACACCGTAAACCTACAAAAGGATGCTTATTTGCTCAAAATTGGAGGAAGGCAGGTTGAAACAACAGCGACATGCTATTTGTTACAGAAGGGATGTGTGTGCCTTTACCATGACTGCATATGTTACAATCATATTCCCCAGTGGGATGgttttaagaggtggagccttcGGGAGGTAATTCTGCATGGAGGATTTATAGGAATGGATTAGCATTCTCAGAAGAGACCCCCCAAAGGActctccagccttctctccaCGTTGCGAAGTGGCAATGAATGGAGGGCAGTCTGAAACAAGGAAGGTGGTCCTCACCACAATCCAGCCACGCTAGTACCCTGATCTCTGAACATCCTCTGAATGGTGAGGAATACCCTTCTGTTGTTTATTCACTGTCACTGTCCAACGGATGGACCTTTACGGTTGTAGGCTGCAATGAATAAAATACCACTTAAACCCGGGAGATTGACAACACAAAGTCGGACAAGACATGGTAAGGGTCTCTTCTCTACACTGTGCTGGTGAATTCATATTGTATATGGCATGTGGGAAATAACTGGCAATATCTGTCTGGTAACTTGACATCTAGAAGTCCTTCGGGTATCACGAACTTGCATGTACTTGTTTAAACCAGGGTATTAATGAGATTGGGGGTGGGACGATGGTGGGGATTGAATCCAGCTCTATCTATCAAGCTTTGTCCTTAGCCACTGTGAGTTGTTTGTAAGGGAAAAGACTGTAAAGTGGCTGAACATCAGTAAGAGGATGGTTGAGAAATTATGGTCCATCCTAAGCAACAAATATGAGCTGTTAATGTAATAGTATGAAAATGATGTCCAGGTGAAAGCAGTATGTGCAGAACAGTCTAGAGTAAGCTCCCACTTGTTAACTTGAAGAGAATAGATATTGGGCtgggtatttagctcagtggtagagcatttgcctatcatatgtgaggccctgggttcaatcacagcaccagaaataaaaaacaaataaatacataggcaTGTGGAAAAATATTATGGAAGGATACATAAAAtttgggaagaaaggaaatgaaagggacAGGGGAGATAATTTCATTGTcttcttcttaatttttatagtAAAATCATCTTTCATAAGTATTAATGATCTTTTGAATTTAATGATgaatcaagatttatttttaaaactgtagttAATACCTGTTTAGTAAAATGAATCAAGATAGTGCTTATGCCCTCTGAGTGATTTCTAGGCTCTACCTAACATCCATCCCCTACAGGAAACTTCTGTAGTCATTAGTAGGTACAGTTCTATGCCAAACAGCCTGCCAAGACATGGCTGCTTCCAGGGCCATGGTGAAGACCAGTTCCACTATTGGTGGTACTCTTGTCTTCCTCGGTAACCTGGCCTCCAAAGTTCATGTGGCACAAGAACAAGAATAGTGGGATTCACTCGTTTCTGgtgaggagaaaaatgaaaggcaTATTGCTCACAATACTGAGAGAACTTAGAGGGAAAgaagcaagcaaaacaaacagcaaagccCAAAGCCAATTGGAAGAGCAGCCTCACCCTGGCTGCATGTGGCCTGGTGATCCAATGATAGCAGAGGACACATTTCCAGTGAAGCTGAAGTTAGACAGAAACTGTGCTTTACCGTGGTCAACAGAAACGCTATCACTTAATTCCTGCCcatctgagtttcttttctggcacAGGTGTTACGTGTGTGATATGATAAAGCTTTTAGTGCCATCCCATGAAGCCATCCTAGAGGGACACCTTTTGTACACACCTGAGGGCTGAGTAGTAATCAAGTAACCAGTGAATTCTTCCCCTCGTTACCAATGGTGCCCTATGTGTGTGACATAGACAATTCACGGGCCTACAGAGAGAGGCACTCATTAAACAGTTCCATGTAGGAAGAAAGTTTGTAAGAAGCACAGATTCCCTGAAAACACTGTTCTAAGTGATGCCAGGCTCTCTCACGGATCAAGTAAATGCTCGAGGGAAGAACTTCAGAGCTTATGTAGCTGTCTTCATTTTTGTAATGCTGGCTCCAGCATCAATATCTGTTTCGTGAATACCATGAAGTAATACACACTGGAGGTGCAATCCCCCAAATTTCAGGGCTTGTCAAAAGAGCCCAGGTTCCATCCAGAGCCACAGCGTTTGGGTACATTTTTATCAAGGTCAGAAGATGCCAGAGGCAGGCTTTTAAACAGTGGAGGCTACTTTACTATATGCCTAGAAGATACTCCTCAAAATAGTCTCTTTCAGGCAGAGCATGAGTGGGTTCTGATTCTATACAGCGAAGAAACAGTGAAGA includes the following:
- the Ephb6 gene encoding ephrin type-B receptor 6 isoform X3; the encoded protein is MATEDTAGSGSRVAGMVCSLWVLVLGPSVLALEEVLLDTTGETSEIGWLTYPPGGWDEVSVLDDQRRLTRTFEACHVAGVPPGAAQDNWLQTHFVERRGAQRAHIRLHFSVRACSSLGVSGGTCRETFTLYYRQAEEPDGPDSISTWHLKRWTKVDTIAADESFPASSSSSSSSSSWAVGPHRTGQRVGLQLNVKERSFGPLTQRGFYVAFQDTGACLALVAVKLFSYTCPSVLRAFASFPETQASGAGGASLVAAVGTCVAHAEPEEDGVGGQAGGSPPRLHCNGEGRWMVAVGGCRCQPGHQPARGDKLCQACPEGSYKALAGNVPCSACPARSHSPDPAAPVCPCLQGFYRASSDPPEAPCTGPPSAPRELWFEVQGSALMLHWRLPHELGGRGDLLFNVVCKECGGHREPSSGGTCRRCRDEVHFDPRQRGLTESRVLVGGLRAHVPYILEVQAVNGVSELSPDPPQAAAINVSTSHEVPSAVPVMHQVSRAANSITVSWPQPEQTNGNILDYQLRYYDQAEDESHSFTMTSETNTATVTRLSPGHIYGFQVRARTAAGHGPYGGKVYFQTLPQGELPSQLPEQLSLVIGSILGALAFLLLAAITVLAVIFQRKRRGTGYTEQLQQYSSPGLGVKYYIDPSTYEDPCQAIRELAREVDPTYIKIEEVIGAGSFGEVRRGRLQPRGRREQAVAIQALWAGGAESLKMTFLGRAALLGQFQHPNILRLEGVVTKSRPVMVLTELMELGPLDSFLRQREGQFSSLQLVAMQRGVAAAMQYLSSFAFVHRALSARSVLVNSHLVCKVARLGHSPQGSSSLLRWAAPEVITHGKYTTSSDVWSFGILMWEVMSYGERPYWDMSEQEVLNAIEQEFRLPPPPGCPTGLHLLMLDTWQKDRARRPHFDQLVAAFDKMIRKPDTLQAEGGSGDRDLPGLGITLAGHQKKLLHNIQLLQQHLRQPGSVEV
- the Ephb6 gene encoding ephrin type-B receptor 6 isoform X4, coding for MATEDTAGSGSRVAGMVCSLWVLVLGPSVLALEEVLLDTTGETSEIGWLTYPPGGWDEVSVLDDQRRLTRTFEACHVAGVPPGAAQDNWLQTHFVERRGAQRAHIRLHFSVRACSSLGVSGGTCRETFTLYYRQAEEPDGPDSISTWHLKRWTKVDTIAADESFPASSSSSSSSSSWAVGPHRTGQRVGLQLNVKERSFGPLTQRGFYVAFQDTGACLALVAVKLFSYTCPSVLRAFASFPETQASGAGGASLVAAVGTCVAHAEPEEDGVGGQAGGSPPRLHCNGEGRWMVAVGGCRCQPGHQPARGDKLCQACPEGSYKALAGNVPCSACPARSHSPDPAAPVCPCLQGFYRASSDPPEAPCTGPPSAPRELWFEVQGSALMLHWRLPHELGGRGDLLFNVVCKECGGHREPSSGGTCRRCRDEVHFDPRQRGLTESRVLVGGLRAHVPYILEVQAVNGVSELSPDPPQAAAINVSTSHEVPSAVPVMHQVSRAANSITVSWPQPEQTNGNILDYQLRYYDQAEDESHSFTMTSETNTATVTRLSPGHIYGFQVRARTAAGHGPYGGKVYFQTLPQGELPSQLPEQLSLVIGSILGALAFLLLAAITVLAVIFQRKRRGTGYTEQLQQYSSPGLGVKYYIDPSTYEDPCQAIRELAREVDPTYIKIEEVIGAGSFGEVRRGRLQPRGRREQAVAIQALWAGGAESLKMTFLGRAALLGQFQHPNILRLEGVVTKSRPVMVLTELMELGPLDSFLRREGQFSSLQLVAMQRGVAAAMQYLSSFAFVHRALSARSVLVNSHLVCKVARLGHSPQGSSSLLRWAAPEVITHGKYTTSSDVWSFGILMWEVMSYGERPYWDMSEQEVLNAIEQEFRLPPPPGCPTGLHLLMLDTWQKDRARRPHFDQLVAAFDKMIRKPDTLQAEGGSGDRDLPGLGITLAGHQKKLLHNIQLLQQHLRQPGSVEV
- the Ephb6 gene encoding ephrin type-B receptor 6 isoform X2; its protein translation is MATEDTAGSGSRVAGMVCSLWVLVLGPSVLALEEVLLDTTGETSEIGWLTYPPGGWDEVSVLDDQRRLTRTFEACHVAGVPPGAAQDNWLQTHFVERRGAQRAHIRLHFSVRACSSLGVSGGTCRETFTLYYRQAEEPDGPDSISTWHLKRWTKVDTIAADESFPASSSSSSSSSSWAVGPHRTGQRVGLQLNVKERSFGPLTQRGFYVAFQDTGACLALVAVKLFSYTCPSVLRAFASFPETQASGAGGASLVAAVGTCVAHAEPEEDGVGGQAGGSPPRLHCNGEGRWMVAVGGCRCQPGHQPARGDKLCQACPEGSYKALAGNVPCSACPARSHSPDPAAPVCPCLQGFYRASSDPPEAPCTGPPSAPRELWFEVQGSALMLHWRLPHELGGRGDLLFNVVCKECGGHREPSSGGTCRRCRDEVHFDPRQRGLTESRVLVGGLRAHVPYILEVQAVNGVSELSPDPPQAAAINVSTSHEVPSAVPVMHQVSRAANSITVSWPQPEQTNGNILDYQLRYYDQAEDESHSFTMTSETNTATVTRLSPGHIYGFQVRARTAAGHGPYGGKVYFQTLPQGELPSQLPEQLSLVIGSILGALAFLLLAAITVLAVIFQRKRRGTGYTEQLQQYSSPGLGVKYYIDPSTYEDPCQAIRELAREVDPTYIKIEEVIGAGSFGEVRRGRLQPRGRREQAVAIQALWAGGAESLKMTFLGRAALLGQFQHPNILRLEGVVTKSRPVMVLTELMELGPLDSFLRREGQFSSLQLVAMQRGVAAAMQYLSSFAFVHRALSARSVLVNSHLVCKVARLGHSPQGSSSLLRWAAPEVITHGKYTTSSDVWSFGILMWEVMSYGERPYWDMSEQEVLNAIEQEFRLPPPPGCPTGLHLLMLDTWQKDRARRPHFDQLVAAFDKMIRKPDTLQAEGGSGDRPSQALLNPVALAFPCLDSPQAWLSAIGLECYKDNFSKFGLSTFSDVAQLSLEDLPGLGITLAGHQKKLLHNIQLLQQHLRQPGSVEV
- the Ephb6 gene encoding ephrin type-B receptor 6 isoform X1; protein product: MATEDTAGSGSRVAGMVCSLWVLVLGPSVLALEEVLLDTTGETSEIGWLTYPPGGWDEVSVLDDQRRLTRTFEACHVAGVPPGAAQDNWLQTHFVERRGAQRAHIRLHFSVRACSSLGVSGGTCRETFTLYYRQAEEPDGPDSISTWHLKRWTKVDTIAADESFPASSSSSSSSSSWAVGPHRTGQRVGLQLNVKERSFGPLTQRGFYVAFQDTGACLALVAVKLFSYTCPSVLRAFASFPETQASGAGGASLVAAVGTCVAHAEPEEDGVGGQAGGSPPRLHCNGEGRWMVAVGGCRCQPGHQPARGDKLCQACPEGSYKALAGNVPCSACPARSHSPDPAAPVCPCLQGFYRASSDPPEAPCTGPPSAPRELWFEVQGSALMLHWRLPHELGGRGDLLFNVVCKECGGHREPSSGGTCRRCRDEVHFDPRQRGLTESRVLVGGLRAHVPYILEVQAVNGVSELSPDPPQAAAINVSTSHEVPSAVPVMHQVSRAANSITVSWPQPEQTNGNILDYQLRYYDQAEDESHSFTMTSETNTATVTRLSPGHIYGFQVRARTAAGHGPYGGKVYFQTLPQGELPSQLPEQLSLVIGSILGALAFLLLAAITVLAVIFQRKRRGTGYTEQLQQYSSPGLGVKYYIDPSTYEDPCQAIRELAREVDPTYIKIEEVIGAGSFGEVRRGRLQPRGRREQAVAIQALWAGGAESLKMTFLGRAALLGQFQHPNILRLEGVVTKSRPVMVLTELMELGPLDSFLRQREGQFSSLQLVAMQRGVAAAMQYLSSFAFVHRALSARSVLVNSHLVCKVARLGHSPQGSSSLLRWAAPEVITHGKYTTSSDVWSFGILMWEVMSYGERPYWDMSEQEVLNAIEQEFRLPPPPGCPTGLHLLMLDTWQKDRARRPHFDQLVAAFDKMIRKPDTLQAEGGSGDRPSQALLNPVALAFPCLDSPQAWLSAIGLECYKDNFSKFGLSTFSDVAQLSLEDLPGLGITLAGHQKKLLHNIQLLQQHLRQPGSVEV